The genomic window TTGAACGTGCCTATGAGCGTGTTTCAACTTTATTTAATATTGAAGAAACAAGCAAGAGATATGCAGAGATAGGGGAATAGAATATGCATTCACCGCAAGAGTATATAAAAAATAATATGAAATTATTTCTTGCACCAGATGAAGAATTTCTGAAAGTTGATTACAAGGGTATTCAGAAAAAAGCATTTCAAAGTACTGTGCGTGAAGTATCCAGTCTTACTATCATTTACAAAAAAGATACTAAGGTGAGAAAAAAAGAGGTTTTCCTCAAAACCGGCGGGGATCAGTATGAGACATACTCTGCCTATACTTCTCTGTATGAAAACATGGCGGGCACAACTGCACAAAAATCAATGCCACGCTTCTATGCCTATGACAAAACCACTAATACTCTTTACATGGAATATCTAAGGGGAACACCGGCAAAATACGGGGTGTTAAAAAATGCCTGTTTTCCCTTTGTAGGAAATAGTAAAGAGGGGTCTTTCTTTGAAGAATTAGGTGTATGGCTTCGCACATTTCATGATAAGAATAAAACTGCTGAAACTGTTGGGATACAGCAATTAGCTTCATATGCTCTTACGGCTTTGGAATTCACCGAAAACTTTACTGCTCAGGAAAAAGCGGTAGTACGCACGAGTATCCAGGCTTTTCGTGAGAAATATAAACAGGCGAATTTTTCCAAAGTACAAAATCATAATGACTTTACTCTGCGGAATATTTTAAAAGGGAAAAACAGGTTCTACATCATTGACTGGGATGCGACACAGCATCCGCTTTTTGATACATATGCTCCAATATGGAATGATATCACATCCTTTTATATAAACACCATGAGCATGAGCCGTTTTGCCCCGGTAATTTCTCGGAATAAAACAGAAGGTTGGTGTAAAAGTTTTCTCAGGGGCTATTTCACAGATTATGCAGATAATAATGAAAGAATAACTGACTTTATTTGGTTTTTTATATTGATGCATTCACTTGGGTGTATCGGTGACAGAGATTCCTTTGCTGTCTATAAAAATGTTAAATGTATCAAATCATATATGAGTGATTGGTTCAAACCTTTTGTACTGAACGTTACCATAAAAAAAGTGGAGAATACTAAATGAAAATACTCATGATTGCAGATTTTCCACCACCGGAAGGTGGTGTCACAATCTTAGTCAAAGCGTTGGCTGACTATCTAAAGGATTCATCTGAATGCTCTCTCATAACCTATGATATTATGCAGAAATCAAAACGAAAGGGAATTTCATTCTTAAAGCCTTTTGATAATATTTATACGCTAATCAAATATCTTGTTTTTCTTCCATTTTTTATACATAAAGCAGATGTAATCACCCTGCACTTACCCACGACAAAGATAATTACTTTTGCCATCCCCGCTCTACTATGGTCGAAAGTAATGGGGAAACCGATAATACTCCGTAAATTTGGCGGTACAAACTTTTACTCATACTCGTCATTAAAACGAGCTCTTTCACATTTTGTCGCTCGCTCGGTTAATCTTTACTGTGCAGAAACAAAGACCTTGATAGAGAGTGCAATGAGTAATGGCATCACTAATGCACAATGGTTTCCTAATAATAGGATAATTCCGTCTATCAGCAGAGAGAATCTGCGTGATCAATGCTCTGAATTTGTCTATGTTGGTCAAATTCGTGAAGAAAAGGGGCTTGCTGTACTATCTGAAGCTCTCTCCCTGCTACCAGAGGAGAGTCCGATACATGTCACTTTATATGGTTCTATCTGTGACAA from Chitinivibrio alkaliphilus ACht1 includes these protein-coding regions:
- a CDS encoding glycosyltransferase family 4 protein, which gives rise to MKILMIADFPPPEGGVTILVKALADYLKDSSECSLITYDIMQKSKRKGISFLKPFDNIYTLIKYLVFLPFFIHKADVITLHLPTTKIITFAIPALLWSKVMGKPIILRKFGGTNFYSYSSLKRALSHFVARSVNLYCAETKTLIESAMSNGITNAQWFPNNRIIPSISRENLRDQCSEFVYVGQIREEKGLAVLSEALSLLPEESPIHVTLYGSICDNVITEEFINKTPHMKYGGSLPSDKVHETIAKYDCFVFPTFWHGEGYPGALIEALSIGLPAIISDWGAVGEVTDATCSVTVPVKDPKALAESMMFMYENVSTWRSMTHAAKNRGSLFDTNRWSTIFLGWCQDFVTGGKNVD